The Trueperaceae bacterium genome includes a window with the following:
- a CDS encoding lipopolysaccharide biosynthesis protein — MLARAVGGTLWQASTTVVQLFLQLGVTATLGRLLEPAEFGLVAIATAVAAFAGLVAQLGVGQALIQRQHLDERIVRAGFGLSATGGLLVALLVAAAAGPLADAFLEPAAAPFIRLVGLSVLGIGLGTTSDALLQRDMRFRDHGVITVASYGVGYGLVAIPLAALGAGAWSLAAAPVVQALFKAALTFAARRHDVRPLLSLGLWRELIGFGGGVTVSRLLNALALQGDNIIVARALGPVALGLYSRSYQLMLIPVQLVGQTMANVLFPGLSRVQDARAPLREAYLTAASFATLLGGASAAVFVVLAPEIIGVLLGAGWEGAIAPFRILSAVIMLRVAYKLDDTLAKATGAISARLVRDIVYSGAILVGVAIAVRWGIGAAALAVSVAIGLNWALGLAMSLRITETPWRRYVASQRSSLLLVPAVGLLALGLKAAVTGLTSHPLAVLALVVASVAVVMAVMVWLWPQLLTASQRRVVAVGLRAIPLLPMAGALAVRLAPDLSSPRLERP, encoded by the coding sequence ATGCTGGCCAGGGCCGTAGGGGGCACGCTGTGGCAGGCCAGCACCACGGTGGTCCAGCTCTTCCTCCAGCTCGGCGTCACGGCCACGCTGGGCCGCCTGCTCGAGCCCGCCGAGTTCGGGCTCGTGGCGATAGCCACGGCCGTGGCGGCCTTCGCGGGCCTGGTGGCGCAGCTCGGCGTCGGCCAGGCGCTGATCCAGCGCCAGCACCTCGACGAGCGGATCGTGAGGGCCGGCTTCGGCCTCAGCGCCACCGGCGGACTGCTCGTCGCCCTGCTCGTGGCGGCCGCCGCCGGGCCGCTCGCCGACGCCTTCCTGGAGCCGGCGGCGGCGCCCTTCATACGGCTCGTGGGCCTGTCGGTGCTGGGCATCGGCCTGGGCACGACCTCAGACGCCCTGCTCCAGCGCGACATGCGCTTCAGGGACCACGGCGTCATCACCGTGGCGTCCTACGGCGTCGGCTACGGCCTCGTGGCGATCCCGCTGGCCGCCCTGGGAGCGGGCGCGTGGTCGCTGGCCGCCGCTCCCGTCGTGCAGGCCCTGTTCAAGGCCGCGCTCACGTTCGCGGCCCGCCGCCACGACGTCAGGCCGCTGCTCTCCCTCGGCCTGTGGCGCGAGCTGATCGGCTTCGGCGGCGGCGTGACGGTCTCGCGGCTCCTCAACGCGCTCGCGCTGCAGGGCGACAACATCATCGTGGCGCGTGCCCTGGGCCCCGTCGCGCTGGGCCTCTACAGCCGCAGCTACCAGCTCATGCTGATACCGGTGCAGCTCGTGGGCCAGACCATGGCCAACGTCCTCTTCCCCGGCCTGTCCCGGGTCCAGGACGCGCGGGCCCCGCTGCGCGAGGCGTACCTCACCGCGGCCAGCTTCGCGACTCTGCTGGGCGGGGCGAGCGCGGCCGTCTTCGTGGTCCTCGCGCCCGAGATCATCGGCGTGCTGCTCGGCGCGGGCTGGGAGGGCGCGATAGCTCCCTTCCGCATCCTGTCGGCCGTGATCATGCTCCGCGTCGCCTACAAGCTCGACGACACCCTGGCCAAGGCCACCGGGGCGATCTCCGCCCGCCTGGTCAGGGACATCGTCTACAGCGGGGCGATCCTCGTGGGCGTCGCGATCGCGGTCCGCTGGGGCATCGGCGCCGCGGCCCTGGCCGTGAGCGTCGCGATCGGCCTGAACTGGGCGCTCGGGCTCGCCATGAGCCTGAGGATCACCGAGACCCCTTGGCGCCGCTACGTCGCGTCGCAGCGCTCTTCGCTCCTCCTGGTGCCGGCCGTGGGCCTGCTCGCCCTCGGCCTGAAGGCGGCGGTGACGGGGCTGACGTCGCACCCCCTGGCCGTGCTCGCGCTGGTGGTCGCGTCCGTCGCGGTCGTCATGGCCGTCATGGTCTGGCTCTGGCCGCAGCTCCTGACCGCGTCGCAGCGAAGGGTGGTCGCGGTGGGCCTGCGGGCGATCCCGCTGCTGCCCATGGCCGGGGCACTGGCCGTCCGCCTCGCGCCCGACCTCTCATCTCCGCGTCTGGAACGACCTTGA